From a region of the Methanolobus tindarius DSM 2278 genome:
- the ppsA gene encoding phosphoenolpyruvate synthase produces the protein MTGIKYVSWFEEISIDDVPLVGGKNASLGEMYRELTNKDIKIPNGFAITADAYWHVLESAGIVDELKKTLHGLDIDDVTDLAKRGKKARNLILDAGIPDDLWDEVKDAYDKLCEQYGEDTDVAVRSSATAEDLPNASFAGQQETYLNIHGYHSLKDSCNRCFASLFTDRAISYRVNNGFDHFKVGLSIGVMKMVRSDLASSGVIFTIDTETGFENVVFITGAYGLGENVVQGLVNPDEFYVFKPTLKENFKPIIKKEKGSKEIKMIYGRGDSRVLTRNVDVPEAERKQYCINDEEVLQLANFAVTIEDHYSQKRGKHVPMDIEWAKDGETGELFIVQARPETVQSLKRKDVLETYYLDDSSDVIVTGRSVGAKIAAGKVHVIPDVSQLSEFNTGEILVADTTTPDWEPVMKRAAAIITNKGGRTCHAAIVSRELGIPAVVGAENATEILKNNMDVTVSCAEGDAGRVYEGILPFHTETVELEGLEKTKTEIMMNLGNPEEAFALSMIPNDGIGLARLEFIITSYIKVHPMALIHPEKVEDEEVLEEIDKLTGRYENKADFFVEKLAQGVATITAAFHPKPVVVRMSDFKSNEYESLIGGEYFEFGENNPMLGFRGASRYYDERYREGFALECKAMKKVRDDMGLTNLILMIPFCRRIEEAEKVLEEMKMNGLVRGENGLQVYMMTEIPSNVLLIDEFSQYFDGFSIGSNDLTQLTLGVDRDSEILASSFDERDEAVKKIVSMAVQGAKRNNKHSGLCGQAPSDFPEFAEFLVREGIDSISLNPDSVMKIGLKVLEVEKGIEKK, from the coding sequence ATGACAGGCATCAAATACGTTAGCTGGTTTGAGGAAATTAGTATAGATGACGTGCCTTTAGTTGGAGGCAAAAATGCATCCCTTGGCGAAATGTACAGGGAGCTTACAAACAAGGATATCAAAATTCCAAACGGCTTTGCCATAACTGCGGATGCATACTGGCATGTTTTAGAGTCTGCAGGAATAGTTGATGAGCTAAAAAAGACACTTCATGGACTTGATATCGATGATGTCACTGACCTTGCTAAAAGAGGAAAGAAAGCAAGAAACCTGATACTTGATGCGGGAATCCCGGATGATCTCTGGGATGAGGTCAAAGATGCTTACGATAAACTCTGTGAGCAGTATGGAGAGGATACTGACGTGGCAGTTCGTAGTTCTGCAACAGCAGAAGACCTTCCCAATGCATCATTTGCAGGACAGCAGGAAACCTATCTAAACATTCACGGCTACCATTCACTGAAAGATTCCTGTAACAGGTGTTTTGCATCACTTTTCACTGACAGAGCTATTTCCTACAGGGTGAATAACGGTTTTGACCATTTCAAAGTCGGGCTTTCCATTGGTGTTATGAAAATGGTTCGCTCAGACCTTGCGTCCAGTGGAGTTATATTCACAATTGATACGGAAACCGGTTTTGAGAATGTTGTATTTATCACCGGAGCCTATGGTCTTGGTGAAAACGTTGTACAGGGACTTGTAAATCCTGACGAGTTCTATGTTTTCAAACCTACTCTAAAGGAGAACTTCAAGCCTATAATCAAGAAGGAAAAAGGAAGCAAAGAGATCAAGATGATCTATGGACGTGGGGATTCCCGTGTTCTTACCCGTAATGTTGACGTTCCTGAGGCTGAAAGAAAGCAGTATTGTATTAATGATGAGGAAGTACTGCAACTTGCTAACTTTGCAGTGACTATTGAAGACCACTACTCACAGAAAAGAGGAAAACACGTCCCAATGGATATTGAGTGGGCAAAGGACGGTGAGACAGGTGAGCTGTTTATAGTTCAGGCAAGACCGGAAACGGTTCAATCCCTGAAGCGAAAGGATGTTTTAGAGACTTATTATCTGGATGATTCCTCAGATGTCATTGTCACCGGAAGAAGTGTTGGAGCTAAGATAGCAGCCGGAAAGGTGCATGTAATTCCTGATGTTTCACAGTTAAGCGAATTTAACACCGGAGAAATTCTTGTGGCAGACACCACAACACCTGACTGGGAACCTGTCATGAAACGTGCTGCTGCAATTATTACAAACAAAGGTGGCAGGACATGCCATGCTGCTATAGTGAGTCGTGAACTTGGTATTCCGGCAGTTGTTGGTGCTGAGAATGCCACGGAAATCCTGAAAAATAATATGGATGTAACGGTGAGCTGTGCAGAAGGCGATGCAGGCAGAGTGTATGAAGGAATCCTGCCGTTCCATACTGAGACTGTTGAACTGGAAGGTCTGGAGAAAACTAAAACTGAGATCATGATGAACCTCGGAAACCCGGAGGAAGCTTTTGCGCTGTCCATGATACCTAATGACGGTATCGGACTTGCAAGACTCGAGTTCATCATCACGAGCTACATCAAGGTGCATCCCATGGCGCTTATCCACCCTGAAAAGGTTGAGGATGAGGAAGTGCTGGAGGAAATTGACAAACTCACTGGCAGGTACGAGAATAAGGCTGATTTCTTCGTGGAGAAACTCGCCCAGGGTGTTGCAACCATTACTGCAGCATTCCACCCGAAACCTGTGGTTGTGCGTATGAGTGACTTCAAGTCCAATGAATATGAGAGCCTTATCGGCGGGGAATATTTCGAATTCGGGGAAAACAACCCCATGTTGGGCTTCAGGGGAGCTTCACGTTATTACGATGAACGCTACCGGGAGGGCTTTGCTCTTGAGTGCAAAGCCATGAAAAAAGTGAGAGATGATATGGGACTAACCAACCTGATTCTTATGATCCCATTCTGCCGCCGTATAGAAGAAGCCGAAAAGGTGCTTGAGGAAATGAAAATGAACGGGCTTGTCAGGGGAGAGAATGGCCTTCAGGTCTACATGATGACCGAAATCCCAAGCAATGTCCTGCTAATAGATGAGTTTAGCCAGTACTTCGATGGATTTTCCATCGGCTCAAACGACCTCACACAACTGACACTTGGAGTTGACCGAGATTCTGAGATCCTTGCTTCCTCTTTCGATGAACGAGATGAAGCTGTAAAGAAAATAGTATCAATGGCTGTACAGGGTGCAAAGCGAAATAATAAGCACAGCGGTCTCTGCGGCCAGGCTCCAAGCGATTTCCCGGAGTTTGCGGAGTTTTTGGTTCGGGAGGGAATAGATTCAATTTCACTAAACCCTGATTCTGTGATGAAAATAGGGTTGAAGGTGCTTGAGGTTGAGAAGGGGATAGAGAAGAAGTGA
- a CDS encoding LrgB family protein gives MSEIITQFVQSPVFGIGISLLTFSAGVQISKKTGSPLMNPLVLSMLMIIALLLSFHISFDDYNNGGQFISFFLGPATVILAVPLYRKISLLKENVVPIIAGISIGSAAGIASIIIMCKMFGLDEILSVSMIPKSVTTPIGIEISNQLGGLPSVTVAAIVFTGVAGVLLGPMVCKLFKIENEVAIGVAIGTSSHALGTTKAVEIGETEGAMSGLAIGIAGLVTVFLAPLLAKLLM, from the coding sequence TTGAGTGAGATTATAACTCAGTTTGTCCAGTCTCCTGTATTTGGAATTGGAATTTCCCTGCTGACATTTTCCGCAGGTGTTCAGATTTCTAAAAAAACAGGCTCTCCTCTGATGAACCCGCTGGTTCTCAGCATGCTTATGATAATAGCCCTGCTTCTGAGCTTTCACATAAGTTTTGATGATTACAATAACGGTGGCCAGTTCATATCATTCTTCCTGGGGCCCGCCACTGTCATCCTTGCAGTTCCCCTGTACCGCAAAATTAGTCTGCTGAAGGAAAATGTTGTTCCTATTATTGCCGGAATCAGCATCGGTTCTGCAGCTGGAATTGCCAGCATCATCATTATGTGCAAGATGTTTGGACTTGATGAAATACTCAGTGTTTCCATGATTCCAAAATCAGTTACAACTCCTATTGGAATTGAGATATCCAACCAGCTTGGCGGTCTGCCTTCGGTTACTGTGGCTGCAATTGTCTTTACGGGTGTTGCAGGTGTGTTGCTTGGACCAATGGTCTGCAAGCTGTTCAAAATTGAAAATGAGGTTGCTATTGGTGTGGCTATCGGAACTTCTTCCCACGCTCTTGGAACTACCAAGGCTGTTGAGATTGGTGAAACAGAGGGCGCAATGAGTGGACTTGCAATAGGAATTGCAGGTCTTGTAACTGTATTCCTGGCTCCTCTGCTGGCAAAGCTACTGATGTAG
- a CDS encoding CidA/LrgA family protein, producing the protein MKYILQFAIILAICYLGDLIHSYFHIPIPGNVLGMVLLLILLLTGVVKLSMIEDVSNFLLKHLAFFFIPAAVGLITCFTVLEGKWTALVTISVVSTFIIAVVTGATVQLLIKRRQSLE; encoded by the coding sequence ATGAAATATATTCTCCAGTTCGCCATTATTCTTGCAATCTGCTATCTTGGTGACCTGATCCACAGTTATTTTCACATCCCAATTCCCGGAAATGTTCTGGGAATGGTCTTGCTCCTGATACTGCTTTTAACAGGAGTTGTCAAGCTTTCTATGATTGAGGATGTAAGCAATTTCCTGCTTAAGCACCTGGCATTTTTCTTTATCCCGGCAGCAGTCGGACTTATTACCTGCTTCACGGTACTTGAAGGAAAATGGACTGCACTTGTGACAATTTCTGTGGTTTCCACTTTTATCATTGCAGTTGTTACCGGTGCGACGGTACAGCTACTTATCAAAAGGAGGCAGTCCCTTGAGTGA
- a CDS encoding DEAD/DEAH box helicase has translation MSFDDLNLIYPLQRALKEEGYTTPTPIQKQSIPHLLGGRDMIGIAQTGTGKTASFILPILHNMSAAHRNTRKKYPRVLVLAPTRELAAQIGDSFSSYGRYTRYKHTVIFGGVGQGPQVKAISKGVDSLVATPGRLLDLVDQGHVNLSEVEYFVLDEADRMLDMGFVNDVYKVVEMLPQKRQSLFFSATMSPDVSKLARKMLTNPVTVEVTPQATTVERIDQFVFFVDSENKNELILQLLRSKHLECVLIFTRTKHRANKVAQMLNKNRIPADAIHGNKSQTHRTKALQDFRSGKLRVLVATDIAARGIDVEDISHVINYDLPNIPESYVHRIGRTARAGADGTAFSFCAADERDFLREIEKLIRMEVEIAEHEYHSEKAKNATGDNAKPAPRQYGRPRGSGSKRGQGRGKNGDNKGGRKSGGNNRNKDKNAGNNASPKKSSPKSSPNGDGNKKPKRNMKAKSIQSHNSRSKNASTRQQSSSQGKNKGGSPASRFGNKT, from the coding sequence ATGTCATTTGATGATCTTAATCTAATTTACCCATTACAGCGTGCATTAAAAGAGGAAGGGTACACAACACCTACTCCTATACAAAAACAATCCATACCGCATCTTCTTGGCGGCAGGGACATGATTGGTATTGCCCAGACAGGTACGGGAAAGACTGCTTCATTCATATTACCAATTTTACACAACATGTCAGCAGCTCACAGGAACACACGTAAGAAATATCCACGCGTGCTTGTGCTTGCACCAACAAGAGAGCTTGCAGCCCAGATAGGTGACAGTTTCAGTTCATATGGACGCTATACACGATATAAGCACACAGTTATCTTTGGTGGAGTAGGACAGGGTCCACAGGTTAAAGCCATTTCAAAGGGCGTAGACTCACTTGTAGCGACTCCGGGAAGGCTGCTGGATCTGGTAGACCAGGGACATGTAAATCTCTCAGAGGTTGAGTACTTCGTGCTTGATGAAGCAGACAGGATGCTTGACATGGGATTTGTCAATGACGTCTATAAAGTCGTGGAAATGCTGCCTCAAAAGAGACAGTCGCTTTTCTTCTCAGCAACCATGTCTCCTGACGTTTCAAAACTTGCAAGGAAAATGCTGACAAACCCTGTAACCGTGGAAGTGACTCCTCAGGCAACAACTGTAGAGCGCATAGACCAGTTCGTATTCTTTGTTGATTCAGAGAACAAGAACGAGTTGATACTACAGCTTCTCAGGAGCAAACATCTGGAATGTGTACTTATCTTTACCCGTACAAAGCACAGGGCCAACAAAGTAGCCCAGATGCTTAACAAGAACAGGATTCCTGCTGATGCGATTCATGGAAACAAGTCCCAGACACACCGTACAAAAGCCCTTCAGGATTTTAGATCAGGAAAACTTCGTGTGCTGGTTGCAACAGATATCGCAGCCCGTGGAATTGATGTTGAGGACATTTCACACGTAATCAATTATGACCTGCCAAACATCCCTGAAAGCTATGTACACCGTATCGGTCGTACAGCAAGGGCCGGAGCCGATGGAACAGCATTCTCATTCTGTGCTGCAGATGAACGTGATTTCCTCCGTGAGATTGAAAAACTCATCAGGATGGAGGTAGAAATTGCAGAGCATGAGTACCATTCTGAAAAAGCCAAGAATGCCACCGGTGATAATGCCAAACCTGCACCAAGACAATATGGAAGGCCAAGGGGAAGCGGTTCTAAAAGAGGACAGGGCAGAGGCAAAAATGGAGACAATAAAGGCGGCAGGAAAAGCGGTGGTAATAATCGGAACAAGGATAAAAACGCAGGCAACAATGCCAGCCCCAAAAAATCTTCTCCGAAATCCTCGCCAAACGGTGATGGAAATAAAAAGCCAAAAAGGAATATGAAGGCAAAGTCTATCCAATCCCATAATTCCAGGAGCAAAAATGCTTCTACCCGGCAGCAAAGTTCCAGCCAGGGTAAGAATAAAGGTGGATCACCGGCTTCCAGATTTGGTAATAAGACGTAA
- a CDS encoding ASCH domain-containing protein, which translates to MNLKGLSPSTGYCRDSKCDHLQPYRTDVVGKKKRVSYWCELAKKIPVNMSKCPLDVPEDISEMKVLSFRQPYASMAAEGIMFLNIRSTDCHYRGPVVIYATQGHVRRRDRKYFEKVLGREIFKKENGRYNSLLPHGKMLAVADITGTIRFDNPEKFAAYSECHYLSPFYFEKGMVCYGWILQNVRPLTAEIGWKMPKGCRNWSKIRTSVINPYLPTAEEVMV; encoded by the coding sequence ATGAACCTGAAAGGCCTTTCACCATCAACCGGGTATTGCAGGGATTCAAAATGTGACCATCTGCAGCCATACAGAACGGATGTTGTAGGTAAAAAGAAGCGTGTGAGTTACTGGTGTGAGCTGGCAAAGAAGATCCCTGTCAACATGTCAAAGTGTCCTCTGGATGTTCCGGAGGATATCAGTGAAATGAAGGTGCTTTCCTTCAGACAACCTTATGCTTCTATGGCAGCTGAAGGCATCATGTTCCTTAACATCAGGTCAACAGACTGTCATTATAGAGGTCCTGTGGTAATCTATGCTACACAGGGTCATGTCAGGAGGAGGGACAGAAAGTACTTTGAGAAGGTCCTTGGACGAGAGATCTTCAAGAAGGAAAATGGAAGATACAATTCCCTCCTTCCTCATGGGAAAATGCTGGCTGTTGCAGATATAACAGGCACAATACGCTTTGACAATCCGGAGAAGTTTGCTGCATATTCTGAGTGCCACTACCTGTCTCCATTCTATTTTGAGAAAGGTATGGTCTGTTATGGATGGATACTGCAGAATGTCAGGCCACTTACTGCAGAGATTGGCTGGAAGATGCCAAAGGGCTGCAGGAACTGGTCTAAGATTAGAACCTCAGTGATTAATCCTTATCTGCCTACAGCTGAGGAGGTGATGGTTTGA